A genomic window from Balaenoptera acutorostrata chromosome 20, mBalAcu1.1, whole genome shotgun sequence includes:
- the LOC103007592 gene encoding LOW QUALITY PROTEIN: ATP-binding cassette sub-family A member 10-like (The sequence of the model RefSeq protein was modified relative to this genomic sequence to represent the inferred CDS: inserted 1 base in 1 codon; deleted 2 bases in 1 codon; substituted 3 bases at 3 genomic stop codons): protein MHKKCGFDNLTYTRTPLPDAGILGIKAACPAPLVRGLFSLRTRATSSWGVGASATVARAVLGVGRSAGAGREAGPPLCSAALAPLPGEGSVRGRGGCRPEGGLRRAPLPFGAPPAPEPGPPRPVRLPRSRRAEGPRRCSEAARGCVLPPHPAPRTPVRGQAGPWSGWARGVPGLRLPGPRLPAGVRAAAPPGRPAGWRRGGGGWRREAPSAPVCAGPPCGAESGVPAPPSVPAVPPAAEGPVSSAEDPRLGLAPLAPPGPGPRAPVRSFSAYLALRGGGADPTPALGPAPLCGRPPCSSGCTRAPLPVSRWFSVRVAPQPYLQSISFLSVIRCLEMKYGKETMRKDPVFRISPRRSENYPNPEEPEEEDEDVQTERVKTKPVIMASCLHKEYKEKKKSCFSTRKKKRAVWNVSFCVDKGEALGLLAHSGAGKSTSIEMITGDTKPTAGVVVFNGSRTPRKQQEDDVVRCSGCCPQENSLWPHLTVKEHRELYSAVKGLGXEDAALSISRLVDALKRQGXLKLPTRFLSLQLRFALSVLGSPAVVLQDEPSTGKDPEGPLHVWLVIQAIVKNTERGTLLTTHYTAEAAAVWDCVAVMVSGGLRCIGSIQHLKSKFGKDYLLEVKVKELTQVGPLHTEILKLFPQAARQERRGMYSSVMAYKLPVENVHPLSQAFSKLEAVKRTFDLEEYSLSXATLEQVFLELSKEQXLGSFDDEVDKRVRWKLLLQEEP from the exons atgCATAAAAAGTGTGGCTTTGACAATTTAACTTACACAAGAACCCCATTACCAGATGCAGGCATCCTAGGTATTAAG GCCGCGTGCCCGGCGCCTCTAGTGCGAGGGCTGTTTTCGCTTCGGACACGAGCCACGTCTTCCTGGGGTGTCGGGGCCTCTGCCACCGTCGCGCGGGCTGTGCTTGGAGTCGGGCGCTCTGCCGGTGCAGGACGTGAGGCGGGACCTCCTCTCTGCTCGGCGGCTCTTGCCCCGCTGCCCGGGGAGGGGTCTGTCCGCGGCCGCGGCGGCTGCAGGCCTGAGGGTGGGCTCAGGCGGGCCCCGCTCCCCTTCGGCGCGCCCCCTGCCCCGGAGCCGGGCCCGCCGCGGCCGGTGAGGCTCCCGCGCTCGCGGAGGGCTGAGGGGCCGCGGCGCTGCTCGGAGGCGGCCCGAGGCTGCGTCCTCCCCCCGCACCCCGCACCCCGCACCCCGGTCCGGGGCCAGGCTgggccgtggagcggctgggcccgggGCGTCCCTGGGCTGCGGCTGCCGGGTCCGCGCCTGCCCGCCGGAGTGCGCGCTGCTGCGCCGCCCGGGCGCCCGGCTGGCT GGCGGCGGGGAGGCGGCGGCTGGCGGCGGGAAGCTCCCTCGGCCCCGGTGTGCGCGGGCCCGCCCTGTGGAGCGGAGTCAGGCGTCCCCGCGCCTCCGTCCGTGCCTGCGGTTCCCCCAGCAGCCGAGGGGCCTGTCTCCTCTGCGGAGGACCCCCGCCTGGGCCTTGCCCCGCTCGCCCCCCCGGGCCCCGGGCCCCGGGCCCCGGTGCGAAGCTTCTCCGCATACCTCGCCCTCCGGGGCGGAGGTGCCGACCCTACGCCTGCCCTCGGTCCCGCTCCGCTCTGTGGACGTCCTCCCTGCAGCTCTGGTTGTACGCGAGCTCCTCTTCCGGTTTCCAGGTGGTTTTCCGTGAGAGTCGCTCCCCAG ccATACCTTCAGAGTATCAGTTTCCTTTCTGTTATAAGGTGTCTGGAAATGAAGTATGGAAAAGAAACAATGAGGAAAGATCCAGTTTTCAG AATCTCTCCAAGAAGAAGCGAAAATTATCCAAATCCAGAAGAgccagaagaagaagatgaagatgTGCAAACTGAACGAGTGAAAACT AAACCAGTAATAATGGCAAGCTGTTTACACAaggaatataaagagaaaaagaaaagttgcttttcaacaagaaagaagaaaagagccgTTTGGAATGTTTCCTTCTGTGTTGACAAAG GTGAAGCGTTGGGCTTGCTGGCACACAGTGGAGCTGGGAAAAgtacatctattgaaatgataacTGGAGACACAAAGCCAACCGCGGGAGTG GTGGTTTTCAATGGCAGCAGAACACCTCGGAAGCAACAGGAAGATGATGTCGTCAGGTGTTCGGGGTGCTGTCCCCAGGAGAACTCCTTGTGGCCCCACCTTACGGTCAAAGAACACCGGGAGTTGTATTCGGCAGTGAAAGGACTGG GAGAGGATGCTGCTCTTAGCATTTCAAG GTTGGTGGACGCACTGAAGCGGCAGGGCTAGCTGAAGCTCCCC ACGCGGTTCCTCTCGTTGCAGCTGCGCTTCGCGCTGAGCGTCCTGGGGAGCCCAGCGGTGGTGCTTCAGGACGAGCCATCCACAGGGAAGGACCCCGAGGGGCCGCTGCACGTGTG GCTGGTGATTCAGGCCATTGTTAAAAACACCGAGAGGGGGACG CTCCTGACCACCCACTACACGGCCGAGGCCGCGGCCGTGTGGGACTGCGTGGCCGTCATGGTATCCGGAGGGCTGAGG TGCATTGGTTCCATTCAACATCTGAAAAGCAAGTTTGGTAAAGATTATTTACTAGAAGTAAAAGTAAAGGAACTCACCCAGGTGGGGCCTCTCCACACAGAGATTCTGAAGCTTTTTCCACAGGCTGCTCGGCAGGAAAGGAGAGGGAT gtATTCCTCCGTGATGGCATATAAATTACCTGTGGAGAATGTTCACCCTCTATCTCAGGCCTTTTCCAAATTAGAGGCAG TGAAACGGACCTTTGACCTGGAAGAATACAGCCTCTCTTAGGCTACTTTGGAACAG GTGTTCTTAGAACTCTCCAAAGAGCAATAGCTGGGAAGTTTTGATGATGAAGTTGACAAAAGAGTTAGATGGAAACTCCTCCTGCAGGAAGAGCCTTAA